In Mytilus edulis chromosome 8, xbMytEdul2.2, whole genome shotgun sequence, the genomic window TTTGACAATAAAAAATTTGTATGTTATTGTATTGTATCCTTACTCGTAACAATTTTCTGACTCCGAGCCGGCTAGTCTTACTCTTGTTCCAACATGCCGCGATTATAACGGTAAATTAGCGAATTCAATCTTTGAGATGCAAACATGCTGCCACAAAACAACCAATGTAGTTAATAAGCAATAGACATTCCAAACGAATTAGAGGCAGAAGAAACCAATCAAACAAAAAACGACagaatcaaaatcaaaattcaattatcctttcaaagtttGTTTCTGCATTGCAATCAAACATTTATAATCACGCAGAATGTGGCTCCCTCAAACTTCTTTCATATAAATATGGAATAATAAGGAAATAAACATGTTCCTAAAGGAGAATGTTTCGTTAGTATATATTTTGTACAGATTTTAAACCATAGAAAACTgttgattattttacattgtttgcaatcaaataattaaaaaataccattgttttatttaaaagaggAGGACATTGTCATAATCGATTTTGAATTTTTGGGAACATCATACTTGATTTCGTCTTCCATTTTAACAACAAGTTCTTTTTTGGCCAATTCGCAATTTTCTTTTTGCTGCTCTTCATTTTTGCATTGCTTATTTGTCGAAAGTTCTATGTAAGGCTTCTCTTCAtatatgttttcattatttttaacacTTTTGCTTGAAATACTGTAATTAGAAACTAACGAATGATATGGATGTAGATATCCGTCACTGTCTGTTCCGCAGACCTCTGAATCATTATTCGAACTTTTACAACTAACGTAATCGTGTTGAATTACTGGTTTTTCTCGTTCAAGTTTTGATTCGTCGATCACTTCATATCCGTATCCACTGGTCCCTTGAGAATCGGAAACAGTTTCCTGAATATCAGGAAGTGGAACAGCAGGATTAGAAGcaattattttcttcttttttgaagATAAATGTCGCTTCCAACAGACGCATATAAGACACAGACAAAGTCCTATAAGCACAACTAAGGCTCCTGCTACAGCCATAAACATATAGATAAGTACTGTCTGGTTAATGAAGCCTGTGAATTGgaataaacagttttaaaatttgaacatgtattttgatgccattttttttcaaattaattttcagcgtattttaaacaagatatgcatttttgtatttattaaaaagaTTCTTTCTACGAAAGATGTACTTGAAGATTTGCGATTTGGTATATTCAATGAGTAGTACTAAGTTAATCAGATGTGTGTTCTaaaaaatttgaaagttaaacattACCTACACAATCTTTTCATTTTTGTAGTAATatcaaatctttttattttctacGCTTTACACTAGTTTTCCtatgaatatttgaaaaaatatacctTGGCGGCTCATAATCCAGAGATTGTTCTACACAAAAGGAGTTCTAAAGACTTGTGCCAATAAGATTTTTTAATGGAAGTTTTATTGAgatgaatttaaaaattcaagATTAGCCTCATATAGTCCAGTACTCTCACGAGAATATTTTTAGGCACACAAATATGACGTTCGTTAAACTgaactatttttttattaactatttttttataagCGAACATCACTCACAGTGATAAAATACAAtcatatcaaatcaaatcaagCCTTTTGACATATTGAATTATGCAAACTATTGTATAAAATAAAGGCGACAGTAGTACACCGCtattaaaaagtgataaatcgattgagagactacaaatccgggttacaaactcaaaccgaaggaaacacatcaactacatGAGAAAAAAACAGCGGAACATTTGACACaccaaagtgcaacaaaaacaaacgccaacatacatagacatgggatatttgataacaactgcctaCACATTATATAATAGTTCACTAGCACAACTCGAGTCTTACCATTATTCTCTTTTACAATTGTCGACTTTGGTGATGTCCATATACCACTTTGCTGGTCATTGTTTGGTCTTGTTGATCTAACATCAGTTGTCGGATGGAATAATGTTGTTTGAAAAATATTCGAATCTTGAAAAATAGAagaatttgtatttttaatgttttcCGAAAAAAAGCAGATGTAAACATTACAAGTGCAATCTCGTGCATGACTTATCAAATCATGCATGTTaataccttcttttttttttattatattgtaaacGTCAAATTCAGTATTATCAAATGGAACAAAGTTTGGCTGTAGGTAAAACATTTTAGAACGTTTTATTTAATTATTCGGGTCACAATGTTTTGATATTTAACAGCTTTTGTGAATAAGACGTTACAAATAGCTTAATGTCCTACACTGATTTCATCAATGGAAAAGACATCAAGAAAGTAAAGATGATAAATATACCAATTACACATAGCTGAGGTGATACAACTGATTATTACATAGAAAACACTGTCATCCGAGCGGATACAACTATACTATCACACACAATTTATGTGAAAATATTGAACATATGAGTTAATATATGTTAATTTTGACGTTCTTTCACCTTTATGTTAAAAGTTTTTCTTGTTCAGAACATTTTGTTTTCGCTACGAATGCGGAAAGTCCagataaatatgtttttgtattcttaaattgaaacttagtacattaGAATAAAAACATTCCAGATGCTGATTTCAAAACAATTCATCGATTGCAATCTTATTccttaaagactttttttttatcatacattgATTGTAAGTTTAAACTTATGTGTGATTGATAAGTTCTGGTAACAAAggtaaaaaaacaagaatgtgttccaaTACAAGGATACTATAAGCCTGATTTCTTGATTTACTCACCACTCCTGGTTCTTTTCATTATTGTGAAACTTTTCTCAGTCGAAAGCTTATCTGAATAATGTGTAGGAACACATCCACGCACGTTGTCACACCTGTAAGAGTAAAAGACacaaatgatttttaaaacaattactgATGTTgagtaattttacaaaataatcgAGGAGAAATATCATAAGTTCTGATGTCAATTTGACAGGTTAAgttttatactatatatatgaTACAGGTTGTCGTATTCTTCATTTGCTCTCTCATTTTTACGAATATAATTTATTACATCTTTGTAGCATTGAATGATATCCAAACGGTTATCTGAGTGTTACCCATTATCTCATAAAAAATCAGATATGTGAGAGTGGATGCTTACGGTCGATTTCCTTTCGGATTCAAACAATGATTTAAATGGTGCTGTTATGAGATCTAAAACTTTATCAATTCAAaccttttattttcaataaacttaAACCCGTCATTTCAGTTGCACCTGCAACTATTTATAAAATGTGTACCAAGAGGTTTCATATACAATCGTATAAAATCATGctatagataagatgtcttaaatttataattcatcttttttatttcgattttaGCCGTTCAACGTGCTTCGCATCTGTCAGCCAATTGTTGTTCAAAATGCAGGTTGATTATCATCTGAATTAAAATGTAAATGCAATATCATAGTTCACCTCTCACTCTGGTCACATTTGCAATTTTCTGCACATCTGATTCCAAAGGTGTCTTTGAGACATGGAGTACAGTCATTTCCTTCCTTTGATGTAAATCCAACACGGCAagcttgaaaaaaaatacaatttcttaattttccAAGTAGATGTTACCTTACATGCATTACTAACTACATTCTACATTTAAATTTCTGAAAACTAGTTgtaatattttcacttttttttgaAGTATACATGTAACATCAATCTTAAGTCAAAACATTTGAATATACTCAGTATACCTGTACTAAAAATGTCATTtaagattaaaaaatgtttttcagatCATGAATAACGAAACATAAATATGTGAGTTTACACATAGAGATATCATTATTTAACCTTAATGAATAACACAATCGATAGTTTCCATATCTCGACTAGCGGTTTAGTTAAAACATAGAACACcgatattattatataaaaaattaataattggtaactgattataaaaaaataaatctatcaCATATAGAATAGACATCATTTGaaattgacatttgttttaagCCACTAGAAAATATTTCGTAGTTAGATTGTCCAAAATTGTCTTCTTCAAATGACATTTGTATGTTATAgaacatattttcttttctttaaggTTACATGAGATACACACAATGCTTTTAATGTGGGGTTTTGAGTGATCATATATGATTAAAGTATCTGCATGTGATTTGAAATCACATTTAAAACTTGACACTCTACtttgctgtttgtttgttttttggtttaGTTTAACATAAAAAGATTGGGAACGGTATTAAACCTTGATATTGTTTAGCATGTTTTGTGAAGATAATCAATGACGTTGTAACAGATAAATAAATGACATTATTGTCAAACGTATATGTTTTCTTAAGAAAATAATGTCAATAGATAATCTATAGTTCCACAATTAATGAATGAATCAACTTGAAATAATTTTGTCTAATTTTTGcgactgtggatttatttattttcgtgggtatcaatttttgtggattgttgaaaacttgcattttcgtggatatttgttttcgtggttttgccaGTCACTGTATACGGAGTCtatagaaaatatgttattcgctaaacattttaattcgtGGTTCACCCACGAAACcgatgaaaattggtatccaacgaatactAATGAAATCACAATATACCAAAATTGCACTTACAAGATGTAGACCGAGTTTAATGAATTCTGATTTATAGGTGAGTATGTAGAGTTGAATTGTTTTAAGGAAGATTTGCTGGATGTGTTTTTGATTTTCGTCAATAGAGTTTCAAAATTTCCGAAACGGAAGATAGGATTCATTCATGTTTAATCCGTTTATTAGTGCGAACAGTACTAATTGTTTTCGGAtgcaattaaaacaaattaattttaaacaatggaaattcataAACGTGAACAATCCGGTGACATTGCCATCAAGGAACTATTTCTATTCAtcgatttacaatttaaaaaagtattaataaattaagaatgaCACAGTTTCTCACTAGCGAAcgtgttttttatttaatttgtttttttgcgaaagtaatttaatatttttcttatataaacATTATATAGGCCCGAAGAAACATCACAGtactactaataataataatactttcatGTGTGAAGACTCCATATTCCTTACAGCATCCTTAAAATTGATATAAGTTTTTTCGATGGAAACCAAAAATTAAAAGCTGATGAGTATTTGTATTTGAATAcgactaaataaaggcaatagtagtataccactgtCATATATTCACTAGTCAATTAagcaaaaataaactaaaaccgaggataATTACGTCAACTATAGGAGgaaaacaaaaacactgaacttcAACAACAgaaaacgccaacatacatagaaattgACTGTAGATAAAAAACGTCTTTTTTCTGActgggtacaggacattttaagataaaaaaagttgGGTTGAACTTAGTATAATGGTTGCCAAAAGTCCGATTAATATGACAATGTGAAAAGTtacgctaaaatgacaacacatcTAATACATAACAAACAAACAAGAAATTCGGGCgtgaaaataaaagttaaatcCATGGAAAGTTAACATTGCATGGAATCTGGAATCTTTGTAAATAGTTTAGGAATTTATCAAAGCAGAGTTTAACAATGGAGAAATGATTAAACTATTTACATCACCGTTATTTGTTTTTACGAagtatcaaaatatataatgttaATAAAAGTGCATAATATTTTAACTATTATTGCTATTTCAGAagaaaattaatttcttttattaaacttCATCCTTTCTTGAAGCACCGGTACCCTTATTCTGATTTTACTTGAAAGAGGAACGGTCAATGCAAAATAAAAAAGCCAGAACTTAAATATACTTCGATATGCGAAAAGACGAATGACAAAGGTTGACACTTAAAGAATTATAAATATCATCtgaggtaaataaaaaaaacaacaaccaacaaACCAAACATTGATGCTTCCTTCTATCTCTGATTAACAACGAGACAAACATCCACCACAGTGACGGtttaaaaacatacgataaagtGAAGTCTTCAATTCTTAAACATGTCAGATCCGCTTCGAATTAACCACCGTTGGGTTTTAATCTTTGTATcatcatataacatttttttacacTGTAGTGTCACATGTAAAGCGCTTCAAttattgtattgatatataatgcgccttaaataaattatttgtattgataaaatttatattaacCGTTGCATTAATTGTAAACATATTAGTGCTATAGATacattttgtcttttatttttattttctgttaataTACTGGTATTGACAATTTTCCTTTGTCTTTGTGCTAATAGAAAAAGAGTTTTATgtagatttcagtaattttggAGATATAAATATTCTAGTTTGTAGTAAAATGATTGAATCAAAATGGTGAACATGCAACTACACACGATGGCCAATAATCCTGCCAAGAGAGTTGTCTGTCAATTGGTCACAAGAGTTGTATTCACAAGGTGATATTTCACATCtgatgcttaatttttttttaaaagggataCATGATAGGACTACTGGTCCTTAATAACCATATTCAGTCATTAAATCATTATACTTCTTACAAAAAGGTGTATCCTGGATTTTGATATTCACAAATTATAGACAACAGATGACCACCTGAGGATCTTTATAGCTGAATGTACTCTTAAAGTTATATTCTTTGCTTGTATCATTGGCCCAATCTcaaatgtatttttgttcatagaTTTTCCAGCCATCATTTGACACAATTATTCCTCATTTTCGTCTCCATTATATTGGAAAATATCCCATAAAATGGAGATGTAAAAGATATTGAGATACTGAAGATTAAGCATTGGGGAAATAAGTCAATGATTAGAGATTTATTTTACCATAATTGCAACACCATTTTGCAGGAAAAAAAACCATCATTATAAAAACCAGAGTACTATTAACAGTAATCAAATAATTATTAATAGTTGAAAAAGCTCAGTATTACACGTTTAGCATACAAATTTTGGTACTAAGTACTTCATGTTTCTCCTTAAGTTGTAGTAGTACTTTTTTGGAGTAAggattaaatgttttatcaaatggaaaaaaaagaagatttatgCCCTTCATATAATGACTAATATATAACTGTTTTCTTTTACCATGGCAATTTCCATCCTCGTGTCGTTCAAAATTGTCACAACAGAATTCTGCCATAAAGTAGATTAGTCCATTGTTAGAATCAGCTCTGCAAAACAGAGAGTATaagtaataaatttatacaaaagtgacgtttttcctaaaaaaaataacGGCATGACATGCACTATTATACCATTTTGCGttatttactaaattttgaaaattgtttagtTTTTCACGTTTTAATTAAGTGATGTTGGTgtgtttcatttttatattttcactcTATTTGACTCAGATGATATAAAACTatcgaataaactcatcatacatgtagataccaggattaaatttcgtttttacgccagacgcgcgtttcgtctacaaaaaactcatcagtgtcgctcgaatccaaaaaagttaaaaaggccaaataaagtacaaacgTAACGCAGTTCTATCTTTTACCGACAATTGCTTTTATAATTAGTTCGTAAAGAATAAAGATAGCGAAACCTGAAAAAATTGGTGAATAgaattttacaaacaaattgagatataattttaatatttcaatacataatattgtaattagttaaacgGAATACAATCATGTTCacccaaaatatcaaaatgaattttaGTTTATTATTGGTATAAACGCTCTTTCCTACCATAAGAAAATTTACAACATTTATTGCACCATCTCATTAAATTATCATTACCTGGTTGCCCTGATGCAAACTCCCATTGAACTACAGCAATTTATAGATCCAGAGATTAACAATAATGAAAATGTGTAGATTAAACTCATCTTGTCACagcttttaaaacaaattgtaaaataaGGATGTCATATGTATCaccaaatgaatatgaaaaaaggCGGATACAaccatttcaatttcaatttgataGAAACGGAAACGGTAATTTTAATCATtgttaaaatataatgaaattaaacCAATGATGTCACGTAATATTTATTTCGAGTCacgaaaaatgaaattatatatggAATAAGGAGACAGACAAAATATGAttgataatgagacaactatccaaaagagTCAAAATGTAGAAGATCAAGACAACAATGGATCACCGTGCTACCTCAAACAGACTCCTTCAGGTTTTAAAATAGGGAATTCATGATGAACATTATGAGGAAAGTCATTTATTGCACACTAAATATATAGTAGctagtaatttttatttattgtagtcAGTTCATTTATGCTCTATTTATCGTCGTCAGtcttaaatatttcttttgataATGATAGACAATTATTGATTACATCTACTTGAATTATTTATTACTATTTCAGATTTTTACATGTAAAACTCCTATTTGAAAAGGGCGGGGGAACCACTGATCAAATTGAAACCCATTAGGTGCCAAGTAGTTGTAAATATTTTACTTTGCCCAAATATATCGTATTAAGAATTTCTACTGTCTTTGGGACGCGTAGGTCTTTAATGTCAAAATATTAAGTGATCAGTAACTCTGCTTACTAACTAACGGAGTTTATTAACTAGATAAAATAATATGTGGCATTAAAAAACTTTCCattcaagtcaaaatttgtaaaggtTATTCATCTTTCGGCCTTCAACATACATCAATAGTTagataaaagaaaatgtggtatgagtgccattgaaacaactctccatcatagtaacagtttataaaagtaaaccttcaTCAGTCAAAATACAGTCTTCTTCACAGAGCCTTGGTTCACATTGAAcactttgtattttgtttatacttttcaGTTCATTTAAAGGACCGATGCAGTATTCATGTTATTGTGTCTCTAATAAGTAGACCTTATCCGTGAGTTTAACCGAGTGCATATAAAcgaattatattttgtttacaaagggAACAAATAcgtgttttgtttaatttttactaCCAAAATTGAATAGGCATACCTGACGAAGGTAAGATAATTTAATACgattttgtaaattaaatgtaTGTGCGCTTTAATTTGAAAGGACCTTAATGggataaattcaattttgtttacaatttctccaaactatattttaatataatgCAATATATATACACTATTTTGGTCGATACGAAAGTTAAAAGTCAACCATCAGTCCGTTTCAACACATTTTCAGTCTGACAAAGAAAAGCATTTAAAGAAGATTTTCCGATTAACCGTTTGATTCGAAAAAATATTCATTCGGAATAATTATAACTGATTCATACTCAAATGGATAAATAACTGCAATGATATCATGATTTAATTTGTATATGCAAGGTGTATTTCACctatacaagactcatcagtgtcatTCGAGGCAAAATAGCTGACGAAACAAAATCGATTTACAAAGTTGTATGTAAATGAAAACCTTTGCAACTAAAAACTTCATGTAACATTGATATTACAAGTCAGCAAAATTAAGATTTGAATTTACTGTAAATTATTTAGTTATTTTCATACGATCAACCTCTTAGGGCACCTATTAGTCTTTCGCAATATCTTATAATGAGCATATAATTTGTTTCGTGGAAAGAATATATCCACGAAAGTAAAACTCCCACGAAAATGTAGCTGTCATATACGATcactttcaattaataaaaaccacgaaattaaatccccatgaaatcttatatagagacaaaaccacgaaattttaacCCCGTGAAAATTAATATTTCTACAGTAGTAATACCACATGTTTGTCCCATTCATAAATTTCTTTGAAGATAATAACATGTTGGCCTGAAGTACGTCACTTCATGCTCATTTTTATATTGCTCTATTATACGATGCTGCTAACATGAAAGTCATTTAAATCACGAGTTCCAAGTAGTGAAGTTAAAGTTATCCCTATAACAATGAACGCAATCACGGGTTCGCCTACCGTTATGAAATACAATGTACCTTTGTAAAAGAAGACGTCGGATATCTTTCAATTTTGTCGTTACCAAAATGTTTCCCGAATAGGATCTACCACCAATGTATACTCACATGAGGGACATGAGGAGCAGAAAATGCATACCCTTTTAAAACACCCGGAATCAAAacacttttattagttttttttatgctCAATCTTTTTTAtagacttttgtttgtctttttgtttttattttgtcttttaatgcCCAACTGAATGTCAAATGTATGAAAGAGTCGTTACAAACAATCATAAAATCAAAACTAACCCAACCCATTACTTATCTACCCATTAGGCGTAGTCTGCATTCGAAATACAGATATACTGTAAGAGAAAAGTCAGATCTGGTTTACTTTTTTGGCCTTTTCAACTGTTTTGGATTCaggcgtcattgatgagtcttttgtagacgaaacgcgcgtctggtgttaatataaagttttaatcctggaatctatgatgagtttttttattAGAAAGAGGATGGCGTATTTGATGTTTATAATACCAATATCTAGCTATCTTGAAGATGTAGCTATGAAGGTTGATTCCTTTATCAAATTTCATCTTCCATTTTGCCATTGAAATTTGCCATTTTATAGAGTAATATTCCAGCAGTATAAACACATGGAGTATGATATTTCTGCTAGTTGGAACGGATTCCTGTTGTTATCTATTTTTAAGAGTGTCTAGCTGCTTACACGGAACAACCAAGGGCTCTTAATGACAAAATGGAAATTTTATGGTAAATGCTAAGGTTGCTAACATAATCGTTTTTTGTATGCAAACCAACACATTTGTAGATAAGACCTCAATTGATTTTCGTAATAATATTTCTGAAGTAATTTTTCGCGTTAAGAGGAAATCCGtggtttttgaaaattttatccatttcatataACATACTATACAAACAAAGATTAACTCCTATGATACACATCAGTCTCAAATATAAAGATCTCAAATGGACTGAAATACCTTGCCCTAATTTTGATAACTGTCTGCATAAATGTGGTCAATATTCCAGGTATGTTAAAGTGCAACATCAAGAAGTCAACTAATTCGAGCTTCTTAGAAAGGGACATACATTTAAATATGATTCAGTGAACTTGTATAAGCATGTTGTTTACACTTGATTCTAATATGAATATACATGAGTAAACAGagcagaattaaaaaaaaacgacgtAATTTAATTATTccaaacaaattatatataaatgcaatctataaaaagattttaaattcCTATACGCACAGCATGACATTAAGTATGTGTGATAAAAGGTATGAACAGGCAAAAGTTCGTTAAATACACAATGCTATAATTATTCTGTAAAGAAAACCTGAATAAAtgtaattctaatgcaatttggatgtaacaatttttttcattggctaaaagttgccgtcaaatccacagttgaccaggtataactaaggagggacccgccattttgaattgattgaatcaacaaatgttcggttactactatataatcgaaaataaaacaaaacttacctcgaattcgccgttttaatgtaattttatccgaatttgaaacgtacaggtaacgtaataacctccagtttgtaagttttcatttgtatgacgtcacgtttagccatgtcgtctttgtgccaaaatcatacatgaagtttcgcggatttttttctatttgtcaaattaagattttttcaagattttgatttgacggtcgcaattCTCCGCTtcactgtctccgctacgcgtcgccagtaaaactgcatttgctaccgtcaaatctacaattgacggtggcaactcttcaactacagtactgttattccttaagtGTAAATTACTTTTGATATACAATTAAGAAATATAGTTGTACATGAATACAAGTTCCTGCAATAATCAATTGCTAAAGTAGATTTGAGGTATCGACTCAATACTGTGAAAGAGTAATAACCGATATCGTAATTTACAGTACTATGTCAAATAAATGCTAAAATTATGTACTTGATTCTACCTAATGTATTTTTCCTTACCAATAATAAGTTACAAGTTCCTTAGATAATAAATATTAAGTTATGATGAATCAACAAattagaattaaaataaaattgagaatggaaatggggaatgtgtcaaagagacaacaacccgcccaaataaaaaaaaaacaacagcagaggttcaccaacaggtcttcaatgtagcgagaaattcccgcacccggaggcg contains:
- the LOC139487075 gene encoding uncharacterized protein, encoding MSLIYTFSLLLISGSINCCSSMGVCIRATRADSNNGLIYFMAEFCCDNFERHEDGNCHACRVGFTSKEGNDCTPCLKDTFGIRCAENCKCDQSERCDNVRGCVPTHYSDKLSTEKSFTIMKRTRSDSNIFQTTLFHPTTDVRSTRPNNDQQSGIWTSPKSTIVKENNGFINQTVLIYMFMAVAGALVVLIGLCLCLICVCWKRHLSSKKKKIIASNPAVPLPDIQETVSDSQGTSGYGYEVIDESKLEREKPVIQHDYVSCKSSNNDSEVCGTDSDGYLHPYHSLVSNYSISSKSVKNNENIYEEKPYIELSTNKQCKNEEQQKENCELAKKELVVKMEDEIKYDVPKNSKSIMTMSSSFK